From the genome of Candidatus Brocadiaceae bacterium:
TAGAGCCCCTTGCGGCACGCCTTCAGGACCTCGCGGTAGTCGCGCCAACGCGTCACGTCTTCCCGCTCCCAGCGCTCGGCGATGCGCCGCAGGAGGCCCGGCCGCGCCGCAAAGGCCTCCGCAAGCGCGCTGCGGGCGGCCGCCGGGTCCACGCGATAGCGGCGGCTTACGCGGCGCGCCTCGCGCTCGAGCAGGTCCTCGGGAAGGGCGGGGGCGGGCGCCTCAGACGCCATCGTCGCCTCCTTCGCACAGAGAGCGCTGCAGCATGCTGTCGGGGAACCACTGCTGGTGCACGCGCGCCAGGTGGCCCAGGTGCTCGCCCAGCCGGTCGCCCTCGAGCGCCTGGCGGACCGTGCGCACGGCCTCCAGAATGGTCCACAGGTTGTGCCGGCACAGCAGCGACGTGTTCGCGCGCACGGCCGGCTCCCCGCGGGCCTCGCAGAGGGGACAGGGGCAGGCCCATCCGCGCTCGGCGGCCGTGGTGCCGGGCGGCAGCGCGCCGAACGGCGTCATGTAGGAGCCGTTCTCGGCGTAGTGGACGAAGGACGAGGAGTCGAAGACGCTGCAGCCCGCCCCGGCGTAGAAGGGGATCTCCAGCGGGTCGCCCGCGCCGTACAGGTGCATCGGCACGTCCTCGGGCAGGATCCGGCGGGCGTCCATGATCACGCGGCGAACGAACCGCAGGTCGTGATTGCGCGTGAAGAAGGGCACCAGGCTGCCCAGGGCGGCATAGGAGACGCCCGCGCCGGCCAGCCACTCGGCGGCCTGCCGGCGCACCTCCAGGAAGCGGCCGCCCTGCTGCACCCCCATCAGGATGGCCCGGTTGACCAGCGAGAGCCCCTCGCGAACCCGCTTCAGGGTCACCTGCGCCTTGCCCTCGGCCGTCGTCCGGTTGTCCGACGGCGGCGTCACCACATCCAGCGGCGAGATCACGTCGGCCCCGATGTCCTCCTGAAACCGGATGATGCTCCGGTTGGTCAGCAGCAGCCGGCCCCGGAACTCCTGGAACGCACCGCTGTCGGTCACCACCAGGCCCTCGAACCCGAGATGCTCCTTGATGCCGCACTCGGGCAGCCGCAGGCGCAGCGCCCTCTTCCGGTAGAGGAGGAAGGCGTTCGTCATGATCGCGTCGACGCCGAAGTCCGCCTGCAGCTCCGCCAGAGAGAAATACGGGTTGCCCGGCTGGAAGACGGGCAGGAACAGCGGCGTGGGCCGGCCGAGGCGTGCATTGGGGTTGCGTGGCATGTCTCTCGGTCCCGTTTCAGCGCGCCCAGGGCGCGAGGACTCCGCGCAGCTCGCCCAGCCGGGCGACGCACCGCCCGCCACATGCACGGAGGGCCAGCTCGCGGCGCCGCTCTCCCGCCGCCCGCAGCGTGAGCAGGAAGTGGTCCGGCGGCAGGCAGCCCGCCACGTGGTCCGCCCATTCGATGAGGCTGACGCCCCCCGAGCCGAACACCTCCGCACAGCCGATGGCCTCCATGTCGTCGGCGCCGCCCAGCCGGTAGGCATCGAAATGGTGCAGCGTCAGCCGACCCTCGTAGCTCCGCATCAAGACGAAGGTCGGGCTGATCACCGTCTCGGCCACGCCGAGGCCCCGAGCGAATCCCTGCGCGAAGCACGTCTTGCCGGCGCCCAGCGTGCCCTGGAGCCCGATCACGTCGTTCGGCCGGGCCGCCGCCGCCAGGGCCGCCGCCAGCCACCGGGTCTCCTCCGGAGCCTCCGTCACCATGTGGATGGCCGTCATGCGGTCAGGTGCTCCCAGCCGCCGGGGCGCAGGGGCACGGCGGATCCGTCCGCCATGATCAGAGAAGAATCGGCGCCCTCGATCACCTCGCCCACAACCGTGACCGGCAGCGACCCGAGGCCACCGTCCGCCGCCAGTCGCGCCGCCGACTCGCGCGAGGCACAGAACAGCAGCTCGTAGTCCTCGCCGTCGTTCAGGGCGTGCCAGAGCGGCGTCCGCCCCGTCCGCCCCGCCATCCGGCCGGCGTCCTCGGACACGGGCACGGCGTCGGCACGGATGCGGACGCCGACGCCGCCGGCCTCGGCCAGGTGCAGCGCGTCGGTGCTGAGGCCGTCGCTGACGTCGATCATCGCGTGCACGTCGCATCGTTCGACCAGCGCCAGCGCCTCCGGCACGCGCGGCCGGAACGTCAGGTGCCGCCCCAGCAGCGACCCGCCCAGCCGCCCCGTCACGCACAGGGCGTCGCCCGGCCGTGCGCCGGCCCGCGCAATCACGCCGGCCGGCCCGGGCGTGCCCAGGGCCGTCACCGTCACGCTCAGACGTTCGGCTCCGGAGGCCACGTCCCCGCCGATCAGGCGCACGGACAGGCCCTCCGCCGCCTCCCACAGGGCCGAGATCAGCGCCCGGCTCGCGCCTCCGTCGGCCCCCGACGGGAAGCCGACCGCCG
Proteins encoded in this window:
- the tsaE gene encoding tRNA (adenosine(37)-N6)-threonylcarbamoyltransferase complex ATPase subunit type 1 TsaE, which codes for MTAIHMVTEAPEETRWLAAALAAAARPNDVIGLQGTLGAGKTCFAQGFARGLGVAETVISPTFVLMRSYEGRLTLHHFDAYRLGGADDMEAIGCAEVFGSGGVSLIEWADHVAGCLPPDHFLLTLRAAGERRRELALRACGGRCVARLGELRGVLAPWAR
- a CDS encoding thiamine-monophosphate kinase; translation: MSERDLIRLILGLAGPRPDWLNLDVGDDSAVIRVPGDCRLALTMDSVFEGVHFEPGTPMSAVGYKAVARAVSDIAAMAARPLCALAAVGFPSGADGGASRALISALWEAAEGLSVRLIGGDVASGAERLSVTVTALGTPGPAGVIARAGARPGDALCVTGRLGGSLLGRHLTFRPRVPEALALVERCDVHAMIDVSDGLSTDALHLAEAGGVGVRIRADAVPVSEDAGRMAGRTGRTPLWHALNDGEDYELLFCASRESAARLAADGGLGSLPVTVVGEVIEGADSSLIMADGSAVPLRPGGWEHLTA
- a CDS encoding tRNA-guanine transglycosylase — protein: MPRNPNARLGRPTPLFLPVFQPGNPYFSLAELQADFGVDAIMTNAFLLYRKRALRLRLPECGIKEHLGFEGLVVTDSGAFQEFRGRLLLTNRSIIRFQEDIGADVISPLDVVTPPSDNRTTAEGKAQVTLKRVREGLSLVNRAILMGVQQGGRFLEVRRQAAEWLAGAGVSYAALGSLVPFFTRNHDLRFVRRVIMDARRILPEDVPMHLYGAGDPLEIPFYAGAGCSVFDSSSFVHYAENGSYMTPFGALPPGTTAAERGWACPCPLCEARGEPAVRANTSLLCRHNLWTILEAVRTVRQALEGDRLGEHLGHLARVHQQWFPDSMLQRSLCEGGDDGV